The following are encoded together in the Lactuca sativa cultivar Salinas chromosome 1, Lsat_Salinas_v11, whole genome shotgun sequence genome:
- the LOC111911024 gene encoding F-box protein SKIP19 isoform X2, with protein MLSTSKSTRRKPKNFKFVPKPKQQWRVKEPKRNWLELPSDVMANILYRVGVFDILENAQKVCTTWRNICKDPAMWRVIYMENHSDPCTRPPLQQMCKHAVDRSQGQLVDLTLVHFANHELLLYIADRSSQLRRLDITYCFGEFYDGWTEILNKFPLLEKLSLCTTEISKEDIKGAGDCCPMLRTLKVNQKFFRFSDEDSDVESLRIRNQMAIAIGKNLPELRHLELIGNTMSNTGLLAILNGCPHLESLDLRQCLYLDLKGEFGKKCLDKIKCVKLPNDSLEGLPLCLRCDDSYDLLEDFVSGDSDYEYDECFDYDEYTNPYHYDYINNVKPDLFGSDDDSIDIDDLGDMMTFMVCLDDLFTES; from the exons ATGCTCTCCACATCAAAATCTACTCGACGAAAACCTAAGAATTTCAAGTTCGTTCCAAAACCAAAGCAACAATGGCGTGTGAAGGAACCGAAAAGGAATTGGTTGGAGCTCCCATCTGATGTAATGGCAAACATCTTATACAGAGTTGGTGTTTTTGACATACTTGAGAATGCCCAGAAGGTTTGCACTACATGGCGTAATATCTGCAAGGACCCTGCGATGTGGAGAGTCATTTATATGGAGAATCATTCAGATCCATGTACAAGGCCCCCACTACAACAGATGTGTAAACATGCTGTGGATAGAAGCCAAGGCCAATTGGTTGATCTTACCCTTGTGCATTTTGCTAATCATGAACTTCTTTTGTATATTGCTGATAG ATCAAGTCAGCTTAGACGTCTTGATATCACCTATTGCTTTGGTGAATTTTATGATGGCTGGACTGAAATTTTGAATAAATTTCCTTTATTGGAGAAACTGAGTCTCTGCACAACAGAGATCTCAAAAGAAGATATTAAAGGTGCTGGTGATTGTTGCCCCATGCTAAGAACCTTGAAAGTAAATCAAAAGTTTTTTAGGTTTTCTGATGAAGACAGTGATGTGGAGTCTTTAAGGATCCGAAATCAAATGGCTATTGCTATTGGTAAAAACTTACCGGAGTTAAGGCACCTTGAACTCATTGGAAACACCATGTCAAATACTGGGTTGCTAGCAATTTTGAATGGTTGTCCTCATCTTGAATCACTTGACTTGCGTCAATGCTTGTACCTTGATCTCAAGGGAGAGTTTGGGAAGAAATGTTTAGATAAGATTAAATGTGTAAAACTACCTAATGATTCTCTTGAAGGATTGCCATTGTGTCTGAGATGTGATGATAGTTATGATCTGCTTGAAGATTTTGTCTCTGGTGATTCTGATTATGAATATGATGAGTGCTTTGACTATGATGAGTACACAAACCCTTATCATTATGATTACATAAACAATGTTAAACCCGATCTCTTTGGTAGTGATGATGATTCTATTGACATTGATGACTTGGGCGACATGATGACTTTCATGGTTTGTTTGGATGATCTTTTTACAGAAAG CTGA
- the LOC111911024 gene encoding F-box protein SKIP19 isoform X1: MLSTSKSTRRKPKNFKFVPKPKQQWRVKEPKRNWLELPSDVMANILYRVGVFDILENAQKVCTTWRNICKDPAMWRVIYMENHSDPCTRPPLQQMCKHAVDRSQGQLVDLTLVHFANHELLLYIADRSSQLRRLDITYCFGEFYDGWTEILNKFPLLEKLSLCTTEISKEDIKGAGDCCPMLRTLKVNQKFFRFSDEDSDVESLRIRNQMAIAIGKNLPELRHLELIGNTMSNTGLLAILNGCPHLESLDLRQCLYLDLKGEFGKKCLDKIKCVKLPNDSLEGLPLCLRCDDSYDLLEDFVSGDSDYEYDECFDYDEYTNPYHYDYINNVKPDLFGSDDDSIDIDDLGDMMTFMVCLDDLFTERCS, from the exons ATGCTCTCCACATCAAAATCTACTCGACGAAAACCTAAGAATTTCAAGTTCGTTCCAAAACCAAAGCAACAATGGCGTGTGAAGGAACCGAAAAGGAATTGGTTGGAGCTCCCATCTGATGTAATGGCAAACATCTTATACAGAGTTGGTGTTTTTGACATACTTGAGAATGCCCAGAAGGTTTGCACTACATGGCGTAATATCTGCAAGGACCCTGCGATGTGGAGAGTCATTTATATGGAGAATCATTCAGATCCATGTACAAGGCCCCCACTACAACAGATGTGTAAACATGCTGTGGATAGAAGCCAAGGCCAATTGGTTGATCTTACCCTTGTGCATTTTGCTAATCATGAACTTCTTTTGTATATTGCTGATAG ATCAAGTCAGCTTAGACGTCTTGATATCACCTATTGCTTTGGTGAATTTTATGATGGCTGGACTGAAATTTTGAATAAATTTCCTTTATTGGAGAAACTGAGTCTCTGCACAACAGAGATCTCAAAAGAAGATATTAAAGGTGCTGGTGATTGTTGCCCCATGCTAAGAACCTTGAAAGTAAATCAAAAGTTTTTTAGGTTTTCTGATGAAGACAGTGATGTGGAGTCTTTAAGGATCCGAAATCAAATGGCTATTGCTATTGGTAAAAACTTACCGGAGTTAAGGCACCTTGAACTCATTGGAAACACCATGTCAAATACTGGGTTGCTAGCAATTTTGAATGGTTGTCCTCATCTTGAATCACTTGACTTGCGTCAATGCTTGTACCTTGATCTCAAGGGAGAGTTTGGGAAGAAATGTTTAGATAAGATTAAATGTGTAAAACTACCTAATGATTCTCTTGAAGGATTGCCATTGTGTCTGAGATGTGATGATAGTTATGATCTGCTTGAAGATTTTGTCTCTGGTGATTCTGATTATGAATATGATGAGTGCTTTGACTATGATGAGTACACAAACCCTTATCATTATGATTACATAAACAATGTTAAACCCGATCTCTTTGGTAGTGATGATGATTCTATTGACATTGATGACTTGGGCGACATGATGACTTTCATGGTTTGTTTGGATGATCTTTTTACAGAAAG GTGTAGCTGA